Genomic window (Luteibacter yeojuensis):
GGGTCCTTGGTGTCCGCCCTCGAGGCGAGTTCCGCACAAGTGAGCGGCCGCAGGCCAATAAGCACATGGGCCGCGTCAGCGGCCTTCCTTTACGAACGCGGAGGACCTGTCTGAGCAGCGAGGGTGGGCACCAAGGGCCCATGCCAAGCGCTAAGGTGCATAGCGCTTTGGCGACTCGATGCTCGTGAACGCCGGGACGAGCTCGGGGAAACCACAACCGTCGAGCCGAAACATCTGTTGCCCCCGGTAATCCGTGAAGAACCTTTTTCTTTGGGCCGGCCATCCGCACACGGTGCCGGTGCGGGGTCAGAGTTCGAGGCGCTCCGCGAATTCGAAGCGGCTGTCGGCCGGCGCTGCGACGACGTTTTGCTGGACCATGCCCGGGAAGATGTTCGTGCCGACGCCGGCGTGGTTCTCGCCGTTGAAGAGATAGGGTACGTGCGACCACGCGCGGTAGCCCTGCGCCTTGATCGCCTCGACTTCCGCCTGGGCGGCATCCATGCCGGACAGGCGCGCGTAGATCAGCGGCCGGTGCGCGCGGATCGTGTCGCCCGCACCTGCCAGGATGTCGACGAGCGCGTAAGGCTGGTTGACCTTGAGCAGGTGCAGCGCATCCAGTTTCAGGCTGTCGACGGTGGCGACACGCACTTTTTCGTCGGTGCCGGGACGGTGTCCCGGAAGCAGCGAGCCGAGCGACGAGGTGCCCTTGCCGCGGCCGAGCCAGACGGGATGGGTGAACACGTTCGCGAGCCCGTTGATCGCCACGTTCGCGCAGGCCTGCTGGAATGGTATGCGGCGCGGCTCGGCCACATGCACCTCGCCCTGCGGGCCCACCGCCTGCGCCATCCACAGCGCATGGGCCGCGAAATCGGCGCCGAATTCGAGCACGGTCTGCCCTTCCTCGATCAATCCGCTCAACAGGAGGGTCTCATGTTCGGCCCATTCGCCGTAGAGCTCCAGGGAGCGCGCCACCGCGTTGTCCGCGGCGACGGCGGCGGCGATGCCGTAACGGGTGGGCCAGAAGGGCTGGGCGGTATCGCGGGAAGGTTTCATGCGTGGGGACTCGCGTTCGTGGTTCATAGGGTGGAGCGGGCGATGGCGAGGCGGCGCAGCGATTTCATGAGCCGTTCGTCGTGTTCTTCCGTGCCGGTCCAGTGCCGGCAGGCGTTGCGCCAGAGCGCGAGGACCCGATCGTCGGCGTCGCCGTCGCGCCAGATGGATTCGCACAGGGCCGCCGCTTTCGCAGGGGCGCCGTCGCGCAGGTGCGCTTCCGCGAGGGCGACGCGCGCCGCGGGCGCGAGTGGGCCGCTGGCTTCCAGGCTGCGCCCGAGCGAGGCGGCGACCCCGTCTTGTCCGGCGTGGTCGGAGAGCGTTTCGTAGACCAGCTGGATGTCGAGCCGGCAGGCGAGGGCATCGATACGGCATGCGGCGTCCTGTTCGGCGAGGAACGCATGCATGAGGGCGTGCGCGCACGCGTCGGCCGCCTCGTCCGGTGGCAGCAACCGTGCCCGTTGCAGCGCGGTCCGTGCGACGAGCAGGGCGGTTTCCGCGTCCGCGGCCCGCGCATGCGCCGCGTCGAAGAGCGCCTGTGCGCGATCGAGTTCGGGCAGGGCGATCGACGCCTTGACCAGCTGCGCACGGCGCAGGCAGATCTCGCCCTTGCGCCGTAGCGCGCGTGCGTCCGCACCGGGTCCGGAAGCGCCGAGGCGTTCGCAAAGCCGCTCCGCTTCCGCGAGCCGCGTGGCGGCGGCGTCGCCACGCACCCATGTGGCCCACGCCAGTTGCGCATCGATGCGGGCGTCGACGACGGCGGGTGCATCCGCGTCGGGATGCCCGGCGACCTCGGACAGCAGGTCGCGCATGGCGAAGAGGCGCGAGGGGCCGGAAAGTTTTTCCACCTCCGCGAGGCGGCTCCGCAGCGATTGCGCAAGGGCGGGCACCCGCGCGTTCATGGCCGGTACCAGGAGGTCCACGGGTTCCGGTTTCATGGGCACGCCCATCGTTTCGAACGACGAACTGCGGTAGATCCATGTGGGCTGCACGGGCGCGGGCGGCTGGGCGTCGGCCGGCGGTTCGGCGAAGCAGACCGCGATGGAGGGCGGTTCGCAAACCGGCATGGCACGGCGTTTCCTCCGCCGCCAGGCGAACATGACGAGCGCGGGCATCGCGAGGCCGCCGGCCACGCCGATCGCCAGCGTCGCAAGGAGCGAATGCGACGCATCGTTGTCGGGAGGCGTTTCCCCGGCCGGTGGCATCGCGGGAGCGGCGGACGGCGCGGTCGGCATCCTCGCCGGTTTGTCCGCTTCCATGGCGTCGAGCATGCGCGACACGTCGCGCATCTGCCGCGCGCGCTTGGCGCGTTCTTCCTGCTGTTGTTCGCGTCCGCCGCAGGCGGCCAGCGCGCAGGCCAGCATCGTGCTGGCGACAAGGCGCGCGATGACGCGTCCCTGCGCGAGGGACGGCGATGAAACCTTCAACGAAATTCCTCAGCGTTTGCGACAGGCAAAGCGCCGACGATGGTACGGGGCCTATTCCGTAAGATCGATGGAAGTTTTCGGAAAGTTGCGGCGGATTACGCCGACAGCACGACGCGCTCTCCGCCGAGCCAACTCTCCCTGAGCAGGTTGCCACCGATCCAGTAGCAGAGTTCGGGGAGGTGCCGCAGGTTCCACACGGCGAGGTCGGCGCGCTTGCCCGCCGCGAGAGTGCCGCGATCGTCCTCGAGGCCGAGCGCGCGCGCGGCGTTCACCGTGGCGCCGCGCAGGGCCTCCTCCGGCGTGAGGCGGAACAGGGTGCATGCCATGCCCATGGCCATGCGCAGCGACAGCAGCGGCGACGTGCCGGGATTGAGGTCCGTCGCGACGGCCATGTCGACACCGTGCCGGCGGAAGGCTTCGATCGGCGGCGGGCGCGTATCGCGCAGCGCGTAGTAGGCACCGGGCAGCAGTACCGCCACCGTGCCCGCCTCGGCCATGGCACGCACGCCCTCGTCGCTGGTCCACTCCAGGTGGTCGGCGGAGAGGCCACCGTAACCGGCGACCAGCGCCGTGCCGCCGAGGTCGGACAGCTGTTCCGCGTGCAGCTTCACCGGAAGGCCCAGCGAAGTCGCCTTGTCGAACAGCCGCCGCGTTTCTTCCGCGGTGAAGCCGATGCCTTCGCAGAAGGCGTCCACGGCGTCGACCAGTTCTTCCTCCGCCAGGGACGGCAGCATGATGTCGCACACCAGCGCCACGTACTCGTCGCGCCGGCCGGCGTATTCCGGCGGCAGCGCGTGCAGACCGAGGAAGCTCGTGCGCACCGCCACGCCGAGTTCTTCGCCGATGCGCCGGGCGACACGCAGCATGCGCCGTTCGGTATCGGGTTCCAGGCCATAGCCGGACTTGATCTCCAGCGTGGTGACGCCGTCGGCGAGCAGGGCCTTCGCGCGCGGCAGCGATTGGCGCAGCAGTTCGTCCTCGCTCGCGGCGCGCGTGGCGCGCACGCTGGAGACGATACCGCCGCCGGCGCGCGCGATCTCCTCGTAGCTGGCGCCTTCGAGCCGCTGCTCGAACTCCTGTGCCCGCTCGCCGCCGAAGACGAGATGCGTGTGGCAGTCGATGAGTCCCGGCGTCACCCAGGCGCCCGGGAGCGATTCGACATGGCGCGCCAGCGCATGCGGCTCGCCGGCGAGTTCGGCCATCGGCCCGGCGAACGCGATGCGTCCGTCGCGCCAGCCGATGGCGCCGTGTTCGACGGCGCCGTAGGGTTTGCCGTTGTCCAGCAAGGTGGCGAGGCCGACGTCGAGCAGCAGGTGGTCCCAGCGTGGATCGGTGCTCATGCGCTTCCTTCGGGGGCGGGCGTGTTTCGCTTCGCGCACTCCTCTTCGTACTGCTTCACCAGCTGGTCGGCGAGTGCCTTGTATACCGGCACGCGGCAGACCAGCGCCGACATGGCGCGGGCGAGGAGACAGGCGGCCATGATCGGCAGCGCCATCTGCCTGTTGGCCGTGAGCTCGAGCGAAATCACGGCGGCGGTGAGCGGCGACTGGGTGACGCCGGCAAGGTACGCGGCCATGCCGAGCAGGACCACGGCGGAGCTGTCCGCGCCCGGGAGGAGGTTGGCGATGTTGCCGCCGAGGCCCGCGCCGACGGCGAGTGCCGGCGAGAAGATGCCTCCGGGGATGCCCGCCCAGGACGAGGCGATGTTGCCGAGGAACTTCAGCACGCCGAAGAAGGGTCCGGTGTTGCCGTGTCCCTGCAGGATGTCGCGCGCCTGGCCATAGCCGGTGCCGTAGAGGCCGTTGGCGCTCAGGAGGCTCAGCAGCACCAGCGCGAGGCCACAGAGGGCGGCGAAGAGGATCGGATTGCGGCCGCGCAGGCGTCCGACCAGGCCGCGGAAGCCCTTGGCCGACGGAAGGATCAGGCGCGCGAACAGCCCGCCGGCGAGTCCGCCGATGACGCCGGTGAGCAACACCGCGATCCAGGCCCTGCCCAGCGGCAGGGCGGCGGCGATCTCGCCGAAGTAGGCGTAGTTGCCCACGACGCCCAGGGAGACGACGCCGGCCATGATCACCGCCGTGAGCAGGGTTCCGCTCATGCGGTGCTCGAAGGTGCCGGACATTTCCTCGATGGCGAACACCACGCCGGCCAGCGGCGTGTTGAACGCGGCGGCGAGGCCCGCCGCCGAACCGGCGAGGATGAAGCGGCCGGCCGCCGCCGGCTCGTCGAAGCCGAAGCGCCGTCCCAGCGAATAGAGCAGGCCGGCACCGACATGCACGGTGGGTCCTTCACGGCCCACGGAGGCACCGCCGAGCAGCGCGCCGAGGGTGAGCGCCATCTTGCCCACCGAGATTTTCAGCGACATCAGGCGATTGCGGAACGTTTCGTCTTCCAGTTCCAGGGCCGCGATCGCCTGCGGAATGCCGGAACCCCGTGTGGCTTTCATGGCGCCCTGGGTGAGCCAGCAAAGAAGGGCGAACGTGGCGGGCGTTAACAGCAGCGGCACCCACCATGCACGGGAGGCGACGCCGGTGAACAGTTCGAAGGCGAAGTCCGCGGCTTTGGCGAAAAAGACGGCTGCCAGGCCGACCATCACCGCACCCGTCCAGAACAGCAGGCGTCGTCGCCATTGGGTGGGCGACAGCCAGGCGTGGCCGCGAAGGCGTTCGAGGGGCGAGGCGGTCGGTACCGGCTCCGTTTCCGGGGCGTCGCTCATTTCGCCTCCTTGCCGCGCGACCAGCGCACTTCGTAGAGGTCGTACCGGCGGTCCTTCAGGTTCTGCACGGCGCCCGAATTGCGGGCACGGGCGAGGTTCTCCAGGCGGAGGTCGGCGAACAGCACGGTTTCGATGTTCGGCGTCGAATCCGCGGCGATGCCGTCGCGGGCGAAGGGAAAGTCGCTGGGCGTGAGGATGCAGCTCTGCCCGTACTGGATATCGAAATGATTCACGCCGGGCAGGTTCCCGACATTACCGGATAGGACGACATAGCATTGGTTCTCGATGGCTCGGGCCTGGGAGCAGTAGCGCACGCGAAGGTAACCCTCGCGCACGTCGGTGCAGAAGGGGACGAAGAGTATCAGCGCGCCCTGGTCGGTGAGGTGGCGGGCCACCTCGGGGAATTCGGAGTCGTAGCAGATCATCACGCCGATCGGGCCGCAGTCGGTCTGGATCGTCGCGGCGGCATCGCCGCCGGTGATGTTCCATATGTTGCGCTCGCTCGGCGTGGGATGCAGCTTCTCGCGCTCGTGGATCGAACCGTCGCGCAGGCACACGTAGCAGACATTGTGGATGTCGCCGTTGGGCTGCCGCGTGGGGTGCGATCCGCCGATGATGTTGATGTTGTAATGCACGGCGAGACGGTGGAACAGGGCCTTGACTTCGTCGGTGTATTCGGAGAGTCGGCGGATGGAGTCGACCGGCGACAGCTCCGCGTTTTCGATGGACAGCAGCTGCAACGTGAGGAGTTCGGGGAAAGCGACGAAATCGGCGTCGTAGTCCGCGGCGATGTCCACGAAGTATTCTACCTGGGTGGCAAACTCGGCGAACGAACCGATCCGGCGCTGCTGGTATTGCACCGAGGCGACGCGCACGTTGTCGGGCAGACGGTGGCTTTGCGACACGCGCGGCACGTCGGGCTGGTCGAGGCGATGCGGGTTGCGCCAGACGAGGTGTGCGGCGTAGCCGAGGGATTCGTGATCGGACGGCACGTAGCCGCGCAGCAGGCCGACCACCTCGAAGCCATTGCGCAACTGGAAGCTGAGCGTGGGATCGCGGCGCCGGCCGTCCACGACCGCCTGCACGTAGGCCTCGGCGCTGCCGTAGCGGCCGATGGCGCGGGCGAGGCCGGGCACGCGGCCCCCGAAGACGATGCCGCGCAACTTGAGGTCGGTGCACAGCCGCTTGCGCGCCATGTACAGGCGCTGCCCGATGCGCATGCCCCGGTAATCGGGGTGGACCACCGCTTCCATGCCGTAAAGCCAGTCGCCCTCCGGGTCATGGCGCGAGGCGAAACCGCCAGCGGTGATCTGCATCCAGGTATGCGGAGCGAGGGCTGCCGCCTCGCTTATCCGGAAGGTGGCGCAAAATCCCACGATCCGGCCTTCGTATTCGACGACGAACTGTCCTTGCGGAAAGTGCGTCTGCTGGCTGTGCAGCATCTCCGCGGAATGACCCCATTCGGCCGTGTACACGCGGGCGGTCAGGGCCACGAGCTCGGCAACGTCGCCGGGACGCGCCAGGCGAAGCAGCAACTTGGGTGGCTGTGAGGCCTTGCTCTCGGTCATGCCTTCATTATGCGCCCAAGTCGGCGGGTGCCCGCCTTCGCAGGCACGACGTGGGGTTCGTCACCCCTGCGCCGGCAGGGGTCCAGCGCCTTGATGGCGGAGTACCATGGCGCACCCCTTTCTAGGACGTCCCCATGTCGAATGCCGCAGTCAACGCCGATTTCCTCTGGCAACGAGGCGCGTGGCGTGCCGACGAGACGGGGCTCGGCGTCGCCGGCACGCGCTTCGCCGCGGCGCAGGGTGTGACCGAGCGGATCGGCCGCTTCGTGTTGCCCGGCATGCCCAACCTGCATTCGCATGCGTTCCAGCGCGCGATGGCCGGGCTGGCGGAACGCCGCGGACCGGGCGAGGACAGCTTCTGGACCTGGCGCGAGACCATGTATGCCTTCGCGGAGGCGATCGATCCGGACGACCTCAAGGCGATCGCCACCCAGCTCTACGTCGAGATGGTGAAGGCGGGCTACACCCAGGTCTGCGAATTCCACTACCTGCACCATGGCCCGCGCGGCGTGCGCTATGCCGATCCGGCCGCGATGTCGCTGGCACTCATGGAGGCGGCTAGGGAGGCGGGCATCGGGCTGACGCTGTTGCCCGTGTTGTACATGAGCGGTGGCTTCGACGGGCGACCGCTGTCGGAGCGGCAGCAGCGTTTCCGCCACGACGTGGGAAGTTTCGTGAGCCTGCTGGAGCGCCTGGCGCCCCTGCAGGACGACATGTTCACCCTGGGCATCGCGCTGCATTCGCTCCGCGCCGTGCCGGAAGAGGCGATGCGCGCCTTGCTGGCGACCGGCGTCGCGAAAGGACTGCCGATCCACATCCATATCGCCGAGCAGATCGGCGAGGTGCAGGACTGCGTGGCCCTGCGCGGCGCCCGCCCCGTCGAATGGTTGCTTGACCACGCCGAGGTCGATGCACGCTGGACGCTCGTCCACGCCACGCACCTCACGGCGCAGGAGACCGATCGCGTCGCGAAGAGCGGCGCGGTGGCCGGTCTTTGCCCCACGACGGAGGCCAACCTCGGCGACGGCCTCTTCCCGCTGGCCGCTTTCATCGACGCGGGCGGCACGTTCGGCATCGGCTCGGACTCGCACATTTCCGTCTCGCCGGTGGAGGAACTG
Coding sequences:
- the hutI gene encoding imidazolonepropionase, with product MSTDPRWDHLLLDVGLATLLDNGKPYGAVEHGAIGWRDGRIAFAGPMAELAGEPHALARHVESLPGAWVTPGLIDCHTHLVFGGERAQEFEQRLEGASYEEIARAGGGIVSSVRATRAASEDELLRQSLPRAKALLADGVTTLEIKSGYGLEPDTERRMLRVARRIGEELGVAVRTSFLGLHALPPEYAGRRDEYVALVCDIMLPSLAEEELVDAVDAFCEGIGFTAEETRRLFDKATSLGLPVKLHAEQLSDLGGTALVAGYGGLSADHLEWTSDEGVRAMAEAGTVAVLLPGAYYALRDTRPPPIEAFRRHGVDMAVATDLNPGTSPLLSLRMAMGMACTLFRLTPEEALRGATVNAARALGLEDDRGTLAAGKRADLAVWNLRHLPELCYWIGGNLLRESWLGGERVVLSA
- a CDS encoding chloride channel protein, which gives rise to MSDAPETEPVPTASPLERLRGHAWLSPTQWRRRLLFWTGAVMVGLAAVFFAKAADFAFELFTGVASRAWWVPLLLTPATFALLCWLTQGAMKATRGSGIPQAIAALELEDETFRNRLMSLKISVGKMALTLGALLGGASVGREGPTVHVGAGLLYSLGRRFGFDEPAAAGRFILAGSAAGLAAAFNTPLAGVVFAIEEMSGTFEHRMSGTLLTAVIMAGVVSLGVVGNYAYFGEIAAALPLGRAWIAVLLTGVIGGLAGGLFARLILPSAKGFRGLVGRLRGRNPILFAALCGLALVLLSLLSANGLYGTGYGQARDILQGHGNTGPFFGVLKFLGNIASSWAGIPGGIFSPALAVGAGLGGNIANLLPGADSSAVVLLGMAAYLAGVTQSPLTAAVISLELTANRQMALPIMAACLLARAMSALVCRVPVYKALADQLVKQYEEECAKRNTPAPEGSA
- a CDS encoding bifunctional GNAT family N-acetyltransferase/carbon-nitrogen hydrolase family protein; its protein translation is MTESKASQPPKLLLRLARPGDVAELVALTARVYTAEWGHSAEMLHSQQTHFPQGQFVVEYEGRIVGFCATFRISEAAALAPHTWMQITAGGFASRHDPEGDWLYGMEAVVHPDYRGMRIGQRLYMARKRLCTDLKLRGIVFGGRVPGLARAIGRYGSAEAYVQAVVDGRRRDPTLSFQLRNGFEVVGLLRGYVPSDHESLGYAAHLVWRNPHRLDQPDVPRVSQSHRLPDNVRVASVQYQQRRIGSFAEFATQVEYFVDIAADYDADFVAFPELLTLQLLSIENAELSPVDSIRRLSEYTDEVKALFHRLAVHYNINIIGGSHPTRQPNGDIHNVCYVCLRDGSIHEREKLHPTPSERNIWNITGGDAAATIQTDCGPIGVMICYDSEFPEVARHLTDQGALILFVPFCTDVREGYLRVRYCSQARAIENQCYVVLSGNVGNLPGVNHFDIQYGQSCILTPSDFPFARDGIAADSTPNIETVLFADLRLENLARARNSGAVQNLKDRRYDLYEVRWSRGKEAK
- a CDS encoding formimidoylglutamate deiminase; amino-acid sequence: MSNAAVNADFLWQRGAWRADETGLGVAGTRFAAAQGVTERIGRFVLPGMPNLHSHAFQRAMAGLAERRGPGEDSFWTWRETMYAFAEAIDPDDLKAIATQLYVEMVKAGYTQVCEFHYLHHGPRGVRYADPAAMSLALMEAAREAGIGLTLLPVLYMSGGFDGRPLSERQQRFRHDVGSFVSLLERLAPLQDDMFTLGIALHSLRAVPEEAMRALLATGVAKGLPIHIHIAEQIGEVQDCVALRGARPVEWLLDHAEVDARWTLVHATHLTAQETDRVAKSGAVAGLCPTTEANLGDGLFPLAAFIDAGGTFGIGSDSHISVSPVEELRWLEYGQRLVSRHRNVAARMAEESVGTALWQRALDGGIRAAGSDIGHLAEGSRADLLVLDDRSPLLAARGEADVIDSFLFAGNTPLVRDVMVGGQWRVRDFAHAAEGAAARAYRAVVEKLAAA